The genome window GCGTTAATGatctaaataattaattattaacaGAAATCAATGAGAATCGACCACAAATCAAAGTGCATATGCTCCATCGCATGTAATTTAATATCTTAGCAAGTTTCGTTTCTTTTGAATCGTTCTTTATCCACTCTGCCGATTGCAGTAGTTGTAAACCAAACTAAATGTAGTCTGAAATGAAAGTAGAAGCCACACGGTTGAGAGAGAGGGTCCAACCAAATCCTAAAACCTTATTAGTCTTCATTTGATTTCCTGTTTAGTTATTTGGGCGATGAGTTGACAATTTTGCATTATGTGGATTTTCATTCCATAAGACTGCATAATATATTCCGTACAGGTAAGGGAATGATATAAGAAgaccttatttttattttatataatatatgtccTGTTTAGTGATACAATTGATAGATCTatatctgtatatatatattattgttcAATAGTTGTTAGCTAATAAGACAGACTTCCATTTGGTTTGATATATTGGAAAATTGGAAATTTTCCATTCTTTCACATTCCGTTCAAATAGGAAAAAGGCCCTTTCGTATTACTGAAATTATTAATtacatgaaaacaaaaattgatttaTGTGTGAAAGCAATCTTCAtaattttattctttctttttgctTGGTAAGCAAGGCATGCTGGCATGGTACAAGAAATTGCGTCATATTTGTAGATTACAGTGCGAACACCATTTTTAATAGAAGCCAAACTACTAATACAGATAGACTAAACCTGTATTAGACGTCTAATATATATTAAGTCTAAACTTTTGGTCCTCCCAGGTTTCAAACTATAATCTTCATTTGGATATTAGGTATCTTTCTAGTGCAGTTTTACCAACAACCCTCTTTTGAACCAAAAGTTGCTTTCGGAAATTACCCCAAGTAAAGGGCACATATTTTCTAGGGTTGGTTTTTGCATCCATGAGCACAAGAGGGCAGTCAATGAGGGCAGAATTACGGGGGCTCATGAAATATGCTGCTGATAGCCTATTCTTCTCCTTGTTAAGCACTGCTCTATGCACTACACTCCTCAGCTTCCCATTAGTCCAAGCCTGCAAGAAAAGTACACATACAGTTACAACTTTGTACAGAAACCAAACTTTAAaaaagagaactttaacgaaaaattcctagtattattcattttaacgaaaaaccatatttttacattaaaaaatcaatcatagtattattcactttaccttttattttgtccttatcgttaaaattcaaagttttcaaaccattttcattaatttttctttaaaaaaaaagtgtaattCAGATTAAAGCCTCACAACGTTAGCGTTTTTCTAGTAAGGGAACATTACTACTAAATGTATATATGCATACAAttgcttgagagagagagagagagagagagagagagagagagttacttCAAGGGTGTCACCGATGTTGATGATGAAAGAATTTTGAACAGGACGGATACCAATCCATTTGTTGTCACTCGTAAGAACTTGCAGGCCACCAACATCATCTTGTAACAATATGGTTAAGGTATGTGGGTCTGAATGGCTCCCAAGCCCAAGACATTTTTCAGGGAGGGGACAAGGAGGATATCTGTTGACCCTGATCATGGTAGCCTCTTTTTCCTCAAAGTTCTCTGTGAAAAAGTTGTCTGGAAGGCCCAGTCCATGAGCTAACATCTCCAAAATTGTCATTCCCAAATTGTCCAGTGCATTCAAGTAACGAATCATTGCATTGCTGATACATATTCCAAACAATGATTAGTGTTAAACtatataaagaaaaattagGCTTGGCAATTTCTTACAAGACACGATAACACGATATGAAAATAATAGGCTTTGGATCAACACAATTACTAATCGAGTCGTTATCAGGTGAATCATTAAGAACTCGTTAATAATGGATCCTTAgcgggtatacacgcgggtaacccgttaagaaaaaaaaaaattttgataattttaaagtttaactACTAAACAAACTTATTATAAGAGTTTTTATTatgagttaaaaaaaattaagttttatttatttacttttattatgagagtttttTATtgtcattactaggataaattttacttgacttctagtccaaaattaaaatcaactaGTATAATATTAGTATAGGCAAGAAGGCAGACCTAAtaatgtgaaaaatgtgaaacaatatataaacacttgtgATTGCATCATTCCTCCACGAGTAAACATTGGTTACacttaggggtgggcacgggccgggcctgGCTCAAAATTGAAGGAACCAGACCAGACTTGTTTGTAAATAAAACAGCGCGGGGCGGTGcgggttttggatttttcaaaatGGGATATGGACCTAACCCGGCCCTTTTGAAACCGGCCGGTTCCTGCGGGTCCCCGTGGGTTCAAATCTTCACTCACACCTTTGCTCCTCCTCACCTCCCTGCCAAGACTCCTCCAGAACACCATCCACAGCAGAAACGAGCAAATTATGACCACCACGAACCCACCCACGCTCGCTGCGATTATCTTAATCAGTTTTTCAGAACTGCTTCACAAGGGATTAACCAATATAATTCAGAGAATAAAAGTGGAAGGTTCATATTTCAGAACTGCTTCACAAGAGATCATATAATTATATGGGGCCTACATCATATATACTGAACCTTAATCCTCCATCCATCAAACTGCAACTATGATCTATATATGAAACAAGACGGTAAAaagcagtgttctaaaaaacggcctaggcggcgcctaggcgctgggcgATCACCATCCGAGGCGTTTTCTTGTAAATCGGTCGAAAAAATCGGCTGTgctctaggcgggctaggcagTGCTAAGCGGCTAGGCGGAGCTgagcgatttttttttttttttttaaaccaatttcAGAAACCAAGTCTCGTCGTCCACTTCGTCTCTTCTTCCTCAATTGTAGTGCACTCACCCGCTGCAACTTCGAGAGGTTTTCTGGGCCATCGTCTTCGATCATCTCTCTTAGTTTCCACGATCTACACTCTTGTCGGCGTTGAAGGCTCTGCAACTCTTCCCGTCTCGAACTCTCATCGGATCTGCAACTCTAACTCTTGCATCTGCATCGAAACTCCCATATGCGTCTGCATCTAAATATAGCCATGGTTGCTTTCCTAGAGGTTTCTGGAAAAAGAacgagcgagagagagagagagagagagagagagagagagagagagagagagagagtaaaagaGTGCTAGAGGTTTCTGGAAAAcaaaacgagagagagagagagtaaaattttgagattttgaaAAGGCAAATAAGAAGAAACGAAATAGGGTGATGTGAAAAACTGATGATGGCATTTCACTTTCCAAGGTAAAAAATTGATGATGACTGAAGTCTAGGGGTTGGGTGATGTGAAATAGGGTGGACAGCTTTAATTATCAAAACCACCCACTTGCGTGGGCtttttatataaatgttatGTATGTGTCATCATCACCCACTTGGGCAAGCATGTTATGTATGTGTCATCATCACCCACTTGggctttttatataaaattataaattatttagataatattttttttcttgggcaagcatattatatatgtacataaaacattcacatatgtatgttcttttataagaaataacatattattcaataattatttacatctgatatagtaaatttaattaattcatataatatataagaaatttacctaaatccgcctaggccgcctaggcgcccgcctagaccccgcctagccgcctaggcgcccgcctagaccccgcctagccgcctaggcgcttgGCGCTAGtccaccgcccgactagcgcctaacgttttttagaaccttggtaaAAAGTAACTTACTGATCAACGATGGAAACCTGATTGTCTGGTGGGACTGATCGACGGTGGAATGGGATCGGTGAACCTGTTTCCTGCAAGTATAGGACATAGAGACGGCGGAGCCCGAGCAGCGACATTGGGATTTCGCtggagattttatttttatcgagGATGAAGATTTTGAGGCAGTGGAGGTCGGATATGGAAGTTGTTGTCATTTAGGAAGAGAGATTTGAGGCTGAAGACGCCGTTGTTGAGGGATTTGATGTTGAAGATGTCGATATCGAGGGATTGAGGGTTCATGGGATTTGAGGGATTTGGGGAAAATGACGACATTGGGGAAAACGCCGGAGAAGTTGTTGTCGTTTAGGAAGAGAGATATGAAGTTGAAGAGGCTGGACTCGGAGCTAAGCATGGAAATGGTTCGGGCTGGGCCCCCGTTTCTCCAGATTTTAGAACTTGCCCTGCCCCGCTAATTCCATGGAACCGCCCAGCCCTACCCCATTTGGTGTTTATAATTTTTGGACCCGCCTCGACCCGCGGATCtaggacccgtttgcccacccctagttacACTTACATCGTCGTTTAGACTCCACAACCTTGAAACATAAATCCCTTGATTTTGCAAATCCtttgaacatttgatattttgtaatgtaCAAAAGCTTTTTCTAttatgctcttattttgggTATATAATATTTGaatgacaaatgtgtttttatgttttgaatgtgacaatgtggtattatgttttttatttgattaattattggtttaaaatatattttctttaacgggTAACACGTCAAGTCATATTACTATTAAGGTGTCTATTTCGGGTagggtcatattacccgtttaATTTAACGAGTATTACAGGATACGGCCCGTTAAAATATCAGGTATGACATGAACATGGAAAAAACAACATGATTGCCAGGTCTAAGAAAAATGCTAGCTAGGCCAGTTGTTCATTGGTGCATGATTGATTTCAAGTCATTGATGCAtgtgagattttattttttattttttatttttttagtacatcgatatttttacactaggggATGGGGAGTTCAGCTAAGCCACATAATggaacctaatttggtatcgaattcgccatccacgagattcgaacctaagacctctcacttccaagtgaagaggaataccattagaccgtagtactaagtagcaaGATTttattgaatatatatatatatttattgtcAAAAATCTCTCACATACGTTTGAATGACATTTTAGCAAGTGTGGTGTTATCTACACATCTTTGTTTACCTTTCACGCACCTCTCGATTGCCGGCCATTGGgttgaatgaattaaagatcAAAGGACATTAATTAACTAAGAGTGTgtggaagataaaaaaaaaaagtgtggatGGCACCACCCTTTAAGCAATCATCTTAAACTGTTACTAATGAATAAAATTATAGTTCCAATAACCATTTGGCACAGCGATATTTAACTTTCACTTTATTGGAGAGGAGATTTTAAGTTCAATTACATGGACAatgatgagtcaatattatattatatattttaccctattcttggtataatttggtaattattttggtagaatttttgTTACGCCCACCCccgttttatttaaaaatagtttttgggtcttaattgGGGAGCCCAAAGGGCCCACCCCCTGATATATGTCCTCGGTTTCCTATCTCCCTCTCCTccctttctcttctcttttcctttctccCTCCCCGAATCTCTATGCACTCACTCCCGTGTGAGTTGAGGGATTTTCCAAAAAATCCCTCACTCCCCAATCTCTCACCCCTCGACCCACACTTGAGAGCACCACATCACCTTCCCCGACATCAACGgcatcatcatcgtcatcatcatcctGCCGTCTATATCTCTCTTGTCGTTGCGAGGCATGGAGAAGCCCAGAAAAACCCTCTGGCGAGATTTCCTCGTATTCCCGGCTAGCTAAGCCTTaggattctctctctctatcttagATTGATGCTAGGATGAGATTTTTGAACGTTATACTTGTTATTGACAAGGTTTAACACGAGATCGGCTCGAGGAAAACGAAACTCGTCTCCAGCGAGCCCGTAGGTGTCGAAGGATTTTCCGACCACCACCGGCCGTTTCACAGCAAACCGAAGGTATCAAATTACTCCTCTCACTTTCCTCTTCATgttgatacctagatcggagccTAGGACGACGGATGGCATCGACCGGAGTTGGGAGGTCTCCGTCCTCCTTCCCCGGCAAGAGCAAGTGAACCCAGGCCCTTTGGGCCGTTTTAGAACTCGGACTTAAGCCCGTTAAACCAAACCTaaccaaaattttttattttaaattttaattatttagttcTTAAAGTAAAAGGCCTTGGGCCATTTTAATTAGAGCCTTCGGCCCGTTCCTTatccaacccaaaacccttagGCTTAAGGCATTCAGGCTTTTTGAACTAAGGTCCTAAGCCCTCTCCTCTAAACCTAGCCCACCTAATTagctaaaccctaaacccttggGCCTTAGGACCAAGCTCAAGAACCCAAGCCCCAAACCCTAAGCCCAGACCCGTTTGACCCAGTTGACTCGGTCAACGATCAAAGTTAACTTTGACTTTGACCGGTCAACGGTCAACATTGACTTTTAGGGTTGACATTTCGGGGTTTCATTTGGGACCTCACCTAGGCTAATCTCGAAGTCCTAGACCCATTTTtgaagtccgttttcccaaattcaatcgtttaagTAGAGTTTGATTAAAAGTACCTCTTTTTGTGAATAGGTGAGATTATTAGCAGTAATTCCATTATTCCTTTTTGGTACAGCTTTGCACCATTGGTGtacggtgagtggaccccttctaaaatttgcataattttatagtttatttgcataaatgaaatgcatgccttacgagtttatgaactgattttatgttaagcatgtttatggaatatgttgtttatcgtctcgtttttggtgaagaatgaattgttggcctatattgagctatattttaatatatcgtattttctataaaaaccatgaactggtagactatctgatggatgacgataggatgctagaacatgttttagaaacccctctttatagtatagacgatggatgactttatactatgaagtggttattttttAGAGGcataactatttgtgcgtatctagtggacactatgccgcctgggacgaggatctggtgttggtaGATAAgctgggagaaataatccctagctacgtgttgagggacatggagcaggcattaggccgggagttggtaatctctagCTACGGGCGAAGAGACAACGATGCTGGCATAGGGctgggagttatatttattcagtgatcttactggCAGTACACCGCGATTACGAGACGATCTATGAGATGATTGAtgttttgatttccgcgatatgtcttttgagatgtttttggcatgctagggttttcaataAAACtttcacttattatgctagtagttttctttttataaaatgtgggggttagtatcttgataactgttttattatatatatatatatatatatatatatatatatatatatatatcaacttggtccactcacctttgttttgtacccccattcaggacttagaatcgaggcatacaatcccggcgtcaaggcacttccgcagcggtatcttcgagtcctcttggtATAGGACCTactcctttgttcattcaatttttatattatttcttttagtgttctagttagttgtatgctctgaacacgttccttaaatgcatattctttattcttttatatttataagtcttatttattcctttattctcagcatttgcactcaataaatggctttcgtcaccctcgggtgtcggctagcatgtacctatcctggtattcgtgtaatatcgggatcggggcgtgtcaattttgatactttgctttatattttcaatgtaggacattcgacttcctctggatcAAAACATGACCAAACAGacaaattttggagtgattcaaattgaaggACATTCGTATGTCTCTTGGTGTGTTCCTataaaaatttgggatttttctactAAGCGGTTATTTTATGGCGATTTAATAAAGGAGCAGTGCGAGTGACGTTTCTGGGGCTTGAATTGCGTTTTttgagcccaagatgacctcagatgggtttgtggccttctggaaaaatgttcaaaatAGTGGCTgttttgggccagttttggagctaatatgggtccaaaacgtggctatGTAGATTTCTAGGCGAATTTACCAagttaatttaggattatgtttcctattttatttcaatttattagGTTTACTAGTTTTTTTCTAACACCTTCTACTAGTAGGATTTTATttagagtagtataaataagccttTTGGCAGACCTAGGGTTTGGTTGGAACATATGCAACATTTGAGAAGAACGATTTCGCTAAAGCTTAGAGATTTTCAGACTTTATTCTACAATGTGTGTTCATTATTTTTCTAGTTTAATACAATTATGTAGagtttaattatgaatatgcgtaacttaTTTTCCtttgctagggtgaggccatGATCCCTAACAAGAATATGTAGtgtcttttaattttcttatgactttatgcatgcaagttttggattgttaatcactgtgctttaaactatttatttgtcttagtgattcacaaccattaggatatttagaaaagtaatttgatgcaatttggCAGAGAgttgtccctaaaattgactaaggcttcttgtggttaacatGTGTAGCTATttaggatggacgacacgtcttaggagttatatggtttttcaaaaggttttcacataatttaatgagtcttgcatgttcacattcgatctgGATGCCACAGAtaggttgcatgttagatatatgttctatgttgggggttccaagtagggcatactttaggaaaacctaaccttcaaaatatgcatgtgtaattcagaAGGAATTAGAAGAACTATGTAGGATTGTTAGGATGACGGTGGAACCCTAGTATTTTCTCATTTttaattctaaaaattgtttcctttttctttctctaaaaATTGCAGTTTTTAATTAGCCTATTtaattacttttgtttttgtaatttaagtcattaaatcacctttttccccatctttgtttttaaataattaactaagatttTGGTTTTGCATAAAGCGTTTTAAATAATCCCAGCGGAAAACAACCTTACTTGAGTCGTTTGTACTATAACAACCGTGTTCTCTTACAAGTATTTTGTGTGATCTTAACCTCCTTGCATAGGTACCTTAAAATCCTATCAGACAACAAGGACAACAGTTTGTAGAAAACCAAAAAACTATTTGCACCACACGTATTGAAAGAGGTggtaagtttttatttattaattacctCTACTTGATCAACTGTTAAAACCATTAAATATCATACATGACCTAAGAATTCAAACTATATGATATATATGAAAATCTTACCTAAATTGGTGATTTGATGGCCACCAAAAACCTTTGTTGCAATTTTCTTATAGAATTCACATACATTTATAGTTAGAAAATTTATAGTTAGAAATCACTCACATGTGCTTAAGTGATCATTTTAGCAATCATCTTAAACAACTACTAAGGAATAAAGAAAATTTTCCAATAATCATTTTGGTATAGGAGCATTTAGCCTTTACTTTGTTGGAGGAGATTTAAAGTAACATATGGGCAACAGTTTGTTGATTAAAGAACAAAACTATTTTACCACATGTATTGAAAGAGGTGGTCAGCAAATATGGAACAAATAGACAATATCTCTAATTAATGTACTGCTAATTAAACCATACATGATCTAAGAATTCAAGTATGTATGGTATGAAAATCTTACCTAAATTGCTGGTGTTGATCACCAAAAACTTTATTTGCAAATGCAACTACCTGTTGAGGGGACTGGAGTAACTGTAAGATCTCTGCCCAAGGTAAATTTTTTTCATAATCAGGGTTTGTGGCACAGTAACCCAGTGGTAAAGTAGCTGATCTGACACCCTTCACTTTCTGCTCCATTGAAAGATCAAACAGCCCATTTAAACTCCCTATGAAATTCTCTATGATCTCCAAAGCAACCCCATGATCCACTAACTTGAAGAACCCCCACTTCTCACAAGCACTCACCATCACTCGGCACACCTTCTCGTAGTCTGGGTTTTTCCTCCCATCCAAAATACCTTGGAGACTTATGACAGGGATGTCATCTGTGTCTGCAAAGTCGTCGTGTTTTATGGCTGGCCATTCTTCTTTCGACCAAATGAAATTCTTCACAATTAGTTTTTGTCCCATGGAAAGTGACTCGACATATTGTTCTTCACTCTGCAAAGCCATGCCAAACTCTCagagaaattagggtttcgCAAAAGGGTGCTATTTTGTTGCTGTATGCAGCAGATTTTGCAAAAGGGTGATATATGCAGCAGTTTTGGGATTGTTTATCTAAATGATTCTTTTTGTAGCCATATAGTATGCTTTGTTAAGTGTGATAAATTGTTGTTGATTGTAGTTTCCAAGAAGATTCAATGGGTTGGACTAAAGATTTTCTTCGATTCAAAGTATCATTGTTGCCTAGGTATATATGATGAGGCTGTCTTTtagtggaaaaaaaaacacatgagATTCCTTCGAGGTCATTGGAGATAACTAGGATTCCAACCAAAGAAATGAACTTGTAGAAAAAATGGGATCTCTTAGCCGTCCATTTGGCcattggattttaatttttaagttgtgtgtcactacaagaaaaatagATCCGTCGTTTAAGATATTGCGTGACGAATACATTTGCCGGTTATAAATTAATTTACGCAACGGAGCATTGTTCACCCTACGGAAAGGAACTGGTCGACATGTCGTATTTAAATATTGTTgtaagcaaggaagaaaatatcggtaatatcggaaatatcggtagtccgaaaacacggaaatatcgggataatatcgatatcgataaaaattacatggaaactacgaaaattgtaagaaaaacttggaaatttttaatgaaactttgtaggatgtttatttagtcaattatctattagtttatcacaaaaaattggaaggaaatgcattgcatgatggatttaactgatttaagttgattatatagcgagttggcaaacattgtgagtgtagaaaatatgtagtaattaatgaaagaagtttaaacacaccataatcatttatatataattaattagtacaatatttggaggttttatttaggatattaaaaaaaaaaaaaaggaagtgaataaaatgatgaagaataatgtgccgaatttgacactttaaatttcttacacataagcatgcgtctaggcattgaagttccaaattatagtatatcaattaacgattgaaaatcaatacattgaataagactaaactttaatttggatgccgattatgttttttcaagtttatataaagtaaaagaattgaattttggaagccaggagtgtgtcaattgaattttggccggcgtgcaaggtatcaatctcttcgtctcgtcgagtagtacaactttcctttttgtttcactcaatttcgttgagtattgaaaaagttatactcatttgaatcttacccagtttccggcgacctcagtggctttagaggcaatttccggccaaaccacaatgagtcagacgtcgtgtgaggtaccattatcttcgtctcttcgagggatacaactttcctttttgtttcactcaatttcgttgcttattgaaaaagttatactcatttgaatcttacccagtttccggcgacctcagtggctttcgagacaatttccggccaaaccactgcTAGTTGGCCGGCgttcaaggtatcaatctcttcgtctcgttgagtagtacaactt of Malus sylvestris chromosome 6, drMalSylv7.2, whole genome shotgun sequence contains these proteins:
- the LOC126625103 gene encoding gibberellin 20 oxidase 1-B-like; its protein translation is MALQSEEQYVESLSMGQKLIVKNFIWSKEEWPAIKHDDFADTDDIPVISLQGILDGRKNPDYEKVCRVMVSACEKWGFFKLVDHGVALEIIENFIGSLNGLFDLSMEQKVKGVRSATLPLGYCATNPDYEKNLPWAEILQLLQSPQQVVAFANKVFGDQHQQFSNAMIRYLNALDNLGMTILEMLAHGLGLPDNFFTENFEEKEATMIRVNRYPPCPLPEKCLGLGSHSDPHTLTILLQDDVGGLQVLTSDNKWIGIRPVQNSFIINIGDTLEAWTNGKLRSVVHRAVLNKEKNRLSAAYFMSPRNSALIDCPLVLMDAKTNPRKYVPFTWGNFRKQLLVQKRVVGKTALERYLISK